One window of Polynucleobacter sp. HIN5 genomic DNA carries:
- the aroQ gene encoding type II 3-dehydroquinate dehydratase, with protein MPTNHSNFSVLLLNGPNLNLLGTREPEVYGKTTLEDITKRMGELAKNAGISLESFQSNHEGELIDRVQKAKKDGIGFIIINPGGFTHTSVALRDALAGVAIPFIEVHLSNIHQREEFRKHSYFSDLAMGVICGLGAQGYELAFTAIQNKLASH; from the coding sequence ATGCCTACTAACCATTCAAATTTCTCTGTTTTGCTTCTAAATGGTCCCAATTTAAACCTTCTCGGCACTAGAGAGCCTGAGGTTTACGGTAAAACAACCCTTGAAGACATTACAAAACGCATGGGTGAGCTTGCTAAAAATGCCGGAATTTCGCTGGAAAGCTTTCAAAGCAATCATGAGGGCGAACTAATTGATCGAGTTCAGAAGGCAAAAAAGGATGGTATTGGTTTCATCATCATTAATCCAGGTGGATTTACGCACACCAGCGTTGCCCTGCGCGATGCTTTAGCTGGTGTAGCGATCCCTTTTATTGAAGTGCACCTCTCGAATATTCACCAGCGTGAAGAATTTCGCAAACATTCTTATTTCTCAGACCTAGCCATGGGCGTGATTTGCGGTCTAGGTGCACAAGGTTATGAACTGGCATTCACAGCAATTCAGAACAAACTGGCTTCTCATTAA
- a CDS encoding energy transducer TonB family protein — translation MRLALHSFEVSRSIKPLWIALAISLLVHLALLSQRWFNPPETERRFNTPLSIVLVNASSPAPPQKAQKLAQANLDGGGLTIREDASALHRAHLGADAKLEALEKRQKQLLSKLDTDKKQASGMRSGEESKQLSQTNALEAELARRLSPEGRLPRRAVLSASSTKTVAFAYYYDGMRQKIEAYGNTFFPRVQGRPLYGSLVLTVSVDAEGRITNNVKGREGIEVSRSSGIPELDRQAVAIVRAAAPFGAFPSEMRQQIDVLDWVSTFEFTRDLKDQSGNRLELRGAKP, via the coding sequence ATGAGACTGGCTCTGCATTCATTTGAGGTGAGTCGGTCTATTAAGCCGCTATGGATCGCATTAGCCATATCTCTGCTGGTTCACCTTGCCCTATTGAGTCAGCGCTGGTTCAATCCGCCAGAAACCGAGAGGCGTTTCAATACACCATTGAGTATTGTGCTCGTGAATGCATCAAGCCCCGCGCCTCCTCAAAAAGCACAGAAATTAGCACAGGCTAATTTGGATGGTGGGGGCCTCACTATTCGGGAGGATGCGAGTGCATTGCACCGCGCCCACTTGGGTGCCGATGCTAAGTTAGAGGCACTTGAGAAGCGCCAAAAGCAATTGTTATCCAAATTAGATACCGATAAAAAACAGGCCAGTGGAATGCGATCGGGCGAAGAATCTAAACAGCTCTCTCAGACCAATGCGTTGGAAGCCGAGCTTGCTAGACGACTTAGCCCTGAGGGTCGTCTTCCACGTCGCGCGGTCCTTAGTGCAAGCAGTACCAAAACGGTTGCGTTTGCATATTACTATGATGGTATGCGTCAAAAGATTGAAGCCTATGGCAATACTTTTTTTCCTCGCGTCCAGGGTCGGCCGTTGTATGGTAGCTTGGTGTTAACTGTTAGTGTTGATGCAGAGGGTCGAATTACTAATAACGTCAAAGGGCGTGAGGGTATTGAAGTAAGTCGCTCATCCGGTATTCCAGAGCTTGATCGTCAAGCAGTGGCGATTGTGCGCGCCGCCGCTCCGTTCGGAGCGTTTCCAAGTGAGATGCGTCAGCAGATCGATGTTTTGGATTGGGTTTCAACGTTTGAGTTCACACGCGATTTGAAAGATCAATCTGGCAATCGACTGGAATTAAGGGGTGCCAAACCATGA
- the mtgA gene encoding monofunctional biosynthetic peptidoglycan transglycosylase, producing the protein MPWVMYLLKCMAWGAIGLQLYFVIQIGLWAFMNPSSTAFQRAERWRLCHWSLSCPIQHRWVSYEQISNDLKRAILVSEDDIFFKHNGVRIDDMQKAWERNQKGGSKVVRGGSTITQQLAKNLFLSSEKNYLRKAQELVITGLLELMLSKQRILEIYMNSVEWGEGIFGIGAATSHYYVANPKNISREQAAALASALPAPKCFDKSKYCKRGSIDFGLRQQFILENMDRVVLPKNR; encoded by the coding sequence ATGCCATGGGTCATGTATCTCCTCAAATGTATGGCTTGGGGAGCAATTGGTTTGCAGCTTTACTTTGTGATTCAGATTGGATTATGGGCATTCATGAATCCAAGCAGTACGGCATTTCAGAGGGCTGAACGTTGGCGCCTTTGTCACTGGAGTTTGAGCTGTCCAATTCAGCATCGTTGGGTTTCTTACGAGCAGATCAGTAACGACTTAAAGCGGGCGATTTTGGTCAGTGAAGACGATATCTTTTTTAAGCACAACGGCGTTCGGATTGACGATATGCAAAAAGCGTGGGAGCGAAACCAAAAGGGCGGCAGTAAGGTGGTACGCGGTGGCTCCACAATCACCCAGCAATTGGCCAAGAATTTATTTCTTTCCTCTGAAAAAAACTACCTACGTAAAGCACAAGAGCTGGTGATTACGGGTCTTTTGGAGCTGATGCTTTCCAAACAACGCATTCTTGAGATTTATATGAACTCCGTCGAATGGGGCGAGGGGATTTTTGGGATTGGTGCAGCGACTTCTCACTACTACGTGGCTAATCCCAAAAATATTAGTCGCGAACAGGCAGCCGCATTAGCATCTGCCTTACCGGCACCCAAATGTTTTGATAAAAGTAAGTACTGCAAACGCGGCAGTATTGATTTTGGCCTGCGCCAACAATTTATCTTAGAGAATATGGATCGCGTAGTCTTACCTAAAAACCGTTAG
- the pyrF gene encoding orotidine-5'-phosphate decarboxylase — protein MNRSLHLAKNPGSFRDQIEAAWASQGSMLCLGLDPDPQRFPPSMGKGPKAILSFCKEIADSCADLVCAFKPQFAHFASQRAEDQLEELIAHLKRSYPQIPIILDAKRGDIGSTAEHYALEAFERYGADAVTVNPYMGKDSIEPYLQHPGKGVIILCRTSNPGGSDIQNLPINSNQAVFERVAHLAKEWDQVGQIALVVGATFPQEIARVRAIVGAMPLLIPGIGAQGGDIEATVAAGQVANKPGTGMMINSSRAILYASNGKDFADAARKVAIATRDAIRSAQAK, from the coding sequence ATGAATCGTTCATTACATTTGGCAAAAAATCCGGGGTCCTTTCGGGATCAGATCGAGGCTGCCTGGGCATCCCAGGGCAGCATGCTCTGCCTGGGTCTAGACCCCGACCCCCAGCGCTTCCCGCCCAGCATGGGTAAAGGCCCCAAAGCCATCCTCAGCTTTTGTAAGGAAATTGCGGATTCATGCGCCGACCTGGTGTGTGCATTTAAACCACAGTTTGCCCACTTTGCCTCCCAACGGGCAGAGGATCAACTGGAAGAACTAATTGCCCACCTCAAAAGATCCTACCCACAGATCCCCATTATTTTGGATGCCAAACGGGGTGATATTGGTAGCACCGCCGAGCATTACGCACTAGAAGCGTTTGAGCGTTATGGGGCCGATGCCGTCACAGTCAATCCATACATGGGTAAAGACTCAATTGAACCCTATCTTCAGCACCCCGGTAAAGGGGTGATCATCCTGTGCCGCACCTCCAATCCGGGTGGATCCGATATACAAAACCTTCCCATCAACAGCAACCAAGCAGTGTTTGAACGCGTTGCACACCTTGCCAAAGAGTGGGATCAAGTGGGTCAAATTGCACTTGTGGTGGGAGCTACCTTTCCCCAAGAAATCGCCCGAGTTCGAGCCATCGTCGGCGCCATGCCCTTACTCATCCCTGGAATCGGGGCGCAAGGCGGGGATATTGAAGCGACGGTTGCTGCGGGGCAAGTAGCGAATAAACCCGGAACGGGAATGATGATTAACTCATCGCGCGCCATTTTGTATGCGAGCAACGGAAAAGACTTTGCAGACGCTGCCAGAAAAGTAGCAATAGCAACCCGTGATGCGATTCGCTCCGCACAAGCCAAATAA
- a CDS encoding ribonuclease catalytic domain-containing protein produces MHLLYEEGGELRIATILSTSGTGDSQSWQASALSGKHLKLKAKEVWLQLDQANPQDALEQAHDIATTIDLQLLWDCAPDQEFSFQTIAKEYFGDTVGTPQLIGLAIALQGAPVYFRRKGRGVFMRAPLEQLQAGLAAIERKQRELLQQEAWQVELIEGRLPEALHTQVNSLLFRPDKNSLAYKAFHGACEQTGEHPARLLMRCAALDSPQSYHHGQFVQTHFPKGTGFASDFRFTDAEFEKAIAGLPIAQVKAFSIDDAGTTEIDDALSLTPIGDGLYRLGIHIAAPGLLIQKGDRFDQVARERMSTVYFPGDKITMLPEQFVQHFSLDAGSARPAISLYLEIDASGQRTQTPVQSALELVPIETNLRLDDWEPLVDEAFLVQENSSLPHHEALTRLWALAQNEHQKRQEQRVKDGLRAEVLGQADPNALIRDFNFKITSSGNEIVIEPRTRGSILDTIVAECMILCNRVWGQALAAHGLPALFRTQKGWGAMRTRMQTTPGPHEGLGVDCYAWCTSPLRRYADLVNQWQLIAMIRNGVTAKMTAPFPPKDSEIMGIAADFDTVYLQYGEYQSRMERYWCLRWLAQSGLPHSIYARHLKEGMARIEPIPLHLPIPELASHPRLTRAKIEVMDIDLLDLSAKARVLELETSPSEVSAEVEGDLPE; encoded by the coding sequence ATGCATTTACTGTACGAGGAAGGTGGTGAGTTACGTATTGCCACTATCTTGTCAACCTCTGGGACTGGAGACTCTCAGTCATGGCAGGCAAGCGCTTTATCAGGCAAGCATCTCAAGCTAAAGGCTAAAGAGGTATGGCTGCAACTTGATCAGGCGAATCCTCAAGACGCTCTTGAACAAGCGCATGATATTGCTACAACGATTGACTTACAACTTCTATGGGACTGCGCGCCCGATCAAGAATTCTCATTCCAGACAATTGCTAAAGAGTATTTTGGGGACACTGTTGGTACACCCCAATTAATCGGTTTGGCGATTGCATTACAAGGGGCACCTGTTTACTTTCGACGCAAGGGGCGCGGTGTCTTTATGCGGGCGCCACTCGAGCAGTTGCAAGCTGGATTAGCAGCAATCGAACGCAAGCAAAGAGAGCTTTTACAACAAGAGGCTTGGCAGGTGGAACTGATTGAAGGAAGGCTGCCAGAAGCCTTACATACGCAGGTGAATAGTTTACTGTTTCGTCCAGATAAAAATAGCTTGGCATACAAGGCTTTTCATGGGGCCTGTGAACAGACGGGCGAACATCCGGCGCGTTTGCTGATGCGCTGTGCTGCCTTGGATTCCCCGCAGTCTTACCATCATGGCCAATTTGTGCAGACCCATTTTCCGAAAGGCACGGGCTTTGCAAGTGATTTTCGATTTACTGACGCAGAGTTTGAAAAGGCCATTGCTGGCTTACCGATTGCGCAAGTGAAGGCCTTTTCAATTGATGACGCCGGTACCACTGAAATTGATGATGCCTTGTCATTAACGCCTATCGGTGATGGCCTTTATCGATTGGGTATTCATATTGCAGCACCGGGTTTACTGATTCAGAAGGGCGATCGTTTTGATCAAGTCGCACGCGAGCGGATGTCGACTGTTTATTTTCCCGGTGACAAAATTACCATGTTGCCAGAGCAGTTTGTTCAGCATTTCTCTTTGGATGCAGGCTCAGCTCGTCCTGCCATTTCTTTATATCTTGAGATAGATGCCTCTGGCCAACGAACCCAGACGCCTGTGCAAAGTGCTCTCGAGTTAGTGCCGATTGAAACTAATCTTCGCTTAGACGATTGGGAACCACTAGTTGACGAAGCCTTCTTGGTCCAAGAGAACTCATCATTACCGCATCACGAAGCACTGACTCGATTGTGGGCTTTGGCTCAAAATGAGCATCAAAAACGTCAAGAGCAGCGTGTCAAAGACGGCTTGCGAGCCGAGGTCTTGGGTCAAGCTGATCCAAATGCTTTAATCCGTGATTTCAATTTCAAGATCACTTCGTCAGGCAATGAAATTGTGATTGAGCCCCGTACTCGCGGTTCTATTTTGGATACCATCGTGGCCGAATGCATGATCTTATGTAATCGGGTTTGGGGACAAGCGCTGGCTGCGCATGGTTTACCAGCTTTATTTCGAACCCAAAAAGGCTGGGGAGCGATGCGCACGCGCATGCAAACCACCCCTGGCCCTCATGAGGGCTTGGGTGTTGATTGTTATGCGTGGTGTACCTCGCCATTACGTCGGTATGCAGATCTTGTAAATCAATGGCAATTGATTGCCATGATTCGAAATGGCGTAACAGCGAAGATGACAGCTCCCTTTCCGCCAAAAGATTCTGAGATCATGGGAATTGCCGCTGATTTCGATACGGTATATCTTCAGTACGGGGAATATCAGTCACGCATGGAGCGCTATTGGTGCTTGCGTTGGTTGGCTCAATCTGGATTGCCCCATTCAATTTACGCACGTCATTTGAAAGAGGGTATGGCGCGTATTGAGCCTATTCCACTGCATTTGCCCATCCCTGAATTGGCGAGTCATCCTCGTCTCACCCGCGCTAAGATCGAAGTTATGGATATAGATCTTTTAGACCTATCTGCTAAGGCCCGTGTGCTTGAGCTGGAAACCAGCCCGAGTGAAGTTAGTGCTGAGGTAGAAGGGGATTTACCAGAATGA
- the accB gene encoding acetyl-CoA carboxylase biotin carboxyl carrier protein — MDLRKLKTLIDLVSESGISELEVSEGEDKVKIVNARHSGSVANAPAAMPMNTMVIPAPIQPEAPTASVVATPQASAAPEGFVQKSPMVGTFYRSPNPEAPAFVNVGDTVTVGQTLCIIEAMKLLNEIESEKAGVIKQILCENGQGVEFDQPLFVIA; from the coding sequence ATGGACTTACGAAAACTCAAAACCCTGATTGACTTAGTCTCTGAATCTGGAATCTCCGAACTCGAAGTGAGCGAAGGAGAAGATAAAGTCAAGATTGTGAATGCGCGACATTCCGGTTCCGTTGCAAACGCTCCTGCAGCGATGCCCATGAATACCATGGTCATACCAGCGCCGATCCAACCCGAAGCTCCAACTGCATCGGTTGTTGCTACCCCACAAGCAAGTGCAGCGCCAGAGGGGTTCGTACAGAAGTCGCCGATGGTGGGAACCTTTTATCGCTCACCCAATCCTGAGGCACCTGCTTTCGTGAATGTGGGCGATACCGTAACTGTTGGTCAAACCTTATGCATTATTGAGGCAATGAAGCTTCTCAATGAAATTGAATCGGAGAAAGCAGGGGTAATCAAACAAATCCTGTGCGAGAACGGTCAAGGCGTTGAATTTGACCAGCCGCTATTCGTCATCGCCTAA
- the accC gene encoding acetyl-CoA carboxylase biotin carboxylase subunit: MFDKILIANRGEIALRIQRACRELGIKTVVVYSTADKDAKYVKLADEAVCIGPAPSTQSYLNMPAIISAAEVTDAEAIHPGYGFLSENADFAERVEKSGFAFIGPRPESIRLMGDKVSAKNAMIKAGVPCVPGSAGALPTDNPKEILATAKRVGYPVIIKAAGGGGGRGMRVVHTEAALISAVNMTREEAGRAFGNPEVYMEKFLERPRHVEIQVLADTHGNAVWLGERDCSMQRRHQKVIEEAPAPGIDRKLIAKIGERCADACKKIAYRGAGTFEFLYEKGEFFFIEMNTRVQVEHPVTEMITGIDIVQEQIKIAAGQKLGFRQRDIVFKGHAIECRLNAEDPFKFTPSPGRIQSWHMPGGPGIRVDSHAYSGYLVPPNYDSMIGKLIAYGATREQAIRRMRIALSEMVIDGILTNVPLHRELMLDSKFVEGGTSIHYLEQRLEEQSATRGEK; encoded by the coding sequence ATGTTTGACAAAATACTGATCGCCAATCGTGGCGAAATCGCTCTGCGAATTCAGCGAGCTTGCCGAGAACTCGGGATTAAAACCGTAGTGGTGTACTCCACCGCTGATAAAGACGCTAAATACGTAAAACTCGCTGATGAGGCGGTTTGCATCGGGCCCGCACCCTCGACGCAAAGCTATCTCAATATGCCAGCGATTATTTCAGCGGCTGAAGTCACCGATGCCGAAGCTATTCATCCAGGCTATGGATTTCTCTCAGAGAATGCGGATTTTGCTGAACGAGTTGAAAAGTCCGGATTTGCATTTATCGGCCCAAGACCCGAGTCGATCCGCTTAATGGGAGATAAGGTTTCAGCAAAAAATGCGATGATTAAGGCAGGGGTTCCCTGCGTACCCGGATCAGCCGGTGCATTACCTACGGATAACCCAAAAGAAATTTTGGCGACCGCCAAGCGCGTTGGCTACCCCGTCATCATTAAAGCGGCCGGTGGTGGTGGTGGGCGCGGTATGCGCGTTGTTCACACCGAAGCAGCCCTGATTAGCGCTGTCAATATGACCCGTGAAGAAGCGGGGCGCGCCTTTGGGAACCCTGAAGTCTATATGGAGAAATTCTTAGAGCGCCCAAGGCACGTGGAAATTCAAGTCTTAGCCGATACCCATGGGAATGCGGTTTGGCTGGGTGAGCGAGACTGCTCGATGCAGCGTCGCCACCAAAAAGTGATTGAAGAGGCACCGGCTCCAGGAATCGATCGCAAACTGATTGCAAAAATTGGGGAACGCTGTGCCGATGCTTGTAAAAAAATTGCCTACCGCGGTGCTGGTACTTTTGAATTTCTCTATGAAAAGGGTGAGTTCTTTTTCATTGAGATGAACACCCGCGTGCAAGTCGAGCATCCCGTCACGGAGATGATTACTGGGATTGATATTGTTCAGGAGCAAATTAAGATTGCGGCTGGTCAGAAACTGGGCTTTCGGCAACGCGATATCGTCTTTAAGGGTCATGCGATTGAATGTCGCCTAAATGCTGAAGATCCCTTTAAGTTCACTCCCAGCCCTGGTCGAATTCAGTCATGGCATATGCCTGGTGGCCCGGGTATTCGCGTCGACTCGCATGCCTATAGCGGGTATCTGGTGCCCCCGAACTATGATTCGATGATCGGTAAGTTAATTGCCTATGGAGCTACACGTGAGCAAGCAATTCGTCGCATGCGGATTGCCCTCTCCGAAATGGTGATTGATGGCATTCTGACCAATGTGCCCCTGCATCGCGAGCTGATGCTCGACTCAAAATTTGTGGAGGGTGGCACGAGCATTCATTACCTCGAACAACGCCTTGAGGAGCAATCCGCGACTCGTGGCGAAAAGTAG
- the mpl gene encoding UDP-N-acetylmuramate:L-alanyl-gamma-D-glutamyl-meso-diaminopimelate ligase, which yields MHIHILGICGTFMGGIAAIARQAGHEVTGCDANVYPPMSTQLEAQGIQLIEGYSPDQLREFKSKPDLFLIGNVVSRGNPLLEEILNQGLPYTSGPQWLGEQVLSGRHVLAVAGTHGKTTTTAMLTWILERNHRKPGYLIGGVPLNFAVSARLGDGSHFVIEADEYDTAFFDKRSKFVHYRPRTAILNNLEFDHADIFSDLAAIETQFHHLVRTIPQTGLVLANGSQQSLDRVIERGLWSPLERFGSGNSEWSFEDMQNADGKGGADFAVIYQGKKCAEVHWARHSGVMGVHNQLNALAAIAAAHHIGITPEESALALAEFKNVKRRLELIGEKHRVHVYDDFAHHPTAIATTIDGLRKQVGEARILAVLEPRSNTMKLGVMKSQLPDSLKEADLVFAYGAISGKDALGWDLQESIAPLGSKAKSFHDLGRLVEAVCSEAKPDDHILVMSNGGFGGVHQKILARLEHLHP from the coding sequence ATGCATATTCATATCTTAGGCATTTGTGGCACCTTCATGGGTGGGATCGCGGCAATTGCCAGACAAGCCGGTCATGAGGTAACCGGTTGTGATGCAAATGTTTACCCTCCAATGAGTACCCAGCTCGAAGCCCAAGGTATTCAATTAATCGAAGGATACTCCCCCGATCAACTTCGTGAATTTAAATCGAAACCTGATTTATTTCTGATTGGGAACGTGGTCTCCAGGGGAAACCCTTTGCTTGAAGAGATTCTGAATCAAGGTTTGCCGTACACCTCAGGCCCCCAATGGTTGGGCGAGCAGGTGTTGTCCGGTAGGCATGTGCTGGCAGTTGCTGGAACGCATGGCAAGACCACAACGACGGCCATGCTTACCTGGATTTTGGAGCGCAATCACCGCAAGCCCGGATATTTAATTGGCGGTGTGCCATTGAACTTTGCAGTATCGGCTCGCTTAGGTGATGGGAGCCATTTTGTGATCGAGGCTGACGAATATGACACCGCCTTCTTTGATAAGCGTAGTAAGTTCGTGCACTATCGGCCACGAACCGCGATTTTGAATAACCTCGAGTTTGATCACGCCGATATTTTTTCAGACTTAGCGGCGATCGAAACCCAATTTCATCATTTAGTCCGAACCATTCCACAAACAGGCCTGGTGCTTGCGAATGGTTCACAGCAGTCATTGGATCGCGTGATCGAGCGCGGATTGTGGTCACCTTTGGAGCGCTTTGGTTCCGGTAACAGCGAATGGTCATTTGAGGATATGCAAAATGCAGACGGCAAAGGTGGAGCTGATTTTGCAGTTATTTATCAGGGCAAGAAATGCGCGGAAGTTCATTGGGCAAGGCATTCGGGTGTGATGGGTGTTCATAATCAACTCAATGCACTAGCAGCGATTGCGGCTGCCCATCATATTGGCATCACCCCAGAAGAATCCGCCCTCGCTTTAGCGGAGTTCAAAAATGTGAAGCGACGCTTAGAGCTCATCGGTGAGAAGCATCGAGTCCATGTGTATGACGATTTTGCCCATCATCCAACGGCAATTGCCACCACCATTGATGGGTTGCGCAAACAAGTGGGTGAGGCACGAATTCTGGCGGTACTTGAGCCACGCTCCAACACCATGAAGCTTGGTGTTATGAAGTCACAGCTTCCGGATAGCTTGAAAGAAGCTGATTTGGTCTTTGCCTATGGAGCAATTAGTGGCAAAGATGCCTTAGGTTGGGATTTGCAAGAGTCGATTGCGCCATTGGGCTCTAAAGCGAAAAGCTTTCATGATCTTGGGCGCTTAGTTGAAGCGGTATGTAGCGAAGCCAAACCTGATGATCATATTTTGGTGATGAGCAATGGCGGCTTTGGTGGGGTTCATCAAAAAATTCTGGCTCGCTTAGAGCACCTTCATCCCTAA
- a CDS encoding beta-ketoacyl-ACP reductase, translating to MRLRNKVALITGAAKGIGFATAKRFSEEGAKVMLADLNEAAVMEAVGQLKHAEPYVLNVTDRASIQRTVDDIISKHQRIDILINNAGITQDARLVKMTEEQFDAVIDVNLKGVFNCTQLVVPHMLEAKKGAIVNASSVVGIYGNFGQTNYSATKFGVIGFTKTWAREFGQKGIRVNAVCPGFIATEMVKAMPENILQSIEQRSWMARLGTPEEMANVYLFLASDEASYVNGVTIEASGGISL from the coding sequence ATGCGTTTACGAAACAAAGTGGCACTTATTACTGGAGCAGCTAAAGGAATTGGTTTTGCAACTGCCAAACGGTTTTCCGAGGAGGGTGCCAAGGTCATGTTGGCCGATCTAAATGAAGCTGCGGTGATGGAGGCCGTCGGCCAACTCAAGCATGCTGAACCCTATGTGTTGAATGTTACCGATCGAGCCAGTATTCAGCGTACGGTTGACGACATTATTTCTAAACATCAACGCATTGACATATTAATTAATAACGCTGGCATTACTCAAGATGCACGTTTAGTGAAAATGACCGAGGAACAATTTGATGCGGTGATTGATGTCAATCTCAAAGGCGTCTTTAATTGCACCCAATTGGTGGTTCCTCATATGCTAGAGGCTAAAAAAGGGGCTATCGTCAATGCTTCGAGTGTGGTTGGCATCTATGGTAATTTCGGGCAAACCAATTACTCTGCCACTAAATTTGGCGTAATTGGATTTACCAAAACCTGGGCCCGTGAGTTCGGTCAAAAAGGGATTCGGGTAAATGCCGTGTGTCCTGGATTCATTGCAACTGAGATGGTCAAGGCGATGCCCGAGAACATTTTGCAAAGTATTGAGCAGCGTTCGTGGATGGCACGCTTGGGCACTCCCGAGGAAATGGCGAATGTGTATCTGTTCTTAGCGAGCGATGAAGCCAGTTATGTCAATGGCGTAACCATTGAGGCAAGTGGCGGGATTTCGCTTTAA
- a CDS encoding TlpA family protein disulfide reductase produces the protein MNRRHFLIASVVAIVAAVAGAFMANRRTALKSASQDAVKALFDREWFSPDQKPISTQDWKNKVLVVNFWASWCPPCVEEMPALDKVQGEYDPKKMLIVGIGIDSPSNIRQFIETTIISYPIVLGGLGGNDINKMLGNPSGALPFTVVINAKGDITGRKLGKISEDELRKIIKDAI, from the coding sequence ATGAACCGTCGTCATTTTCTAATTGCAAGTGTGGTCGCCATTGTTGCTGCCGTCGCAGGTGCTTTTATGGCCAATCGCAGAACTGCCCTCAAGTCCGCCTCGCAAGATGCTGTCAAAGCCCTTTTTGACCGCGAGTGGTTTTCTCCAGACCAAAAGCCCATTTCGACCCAAGATTGGAAAAATAAGGTTTTGGTCGTCAATTTTTGGGCCTCCTGGTGCCCGCCCTGTGTTGAAGAAATGCCCGCTTTGGACAAAGTTCAGGGGGAATATGACCCTAAAAAGATGCTAATTGTCGGTATCGGTATCGATTCACCCTCGAATATTCGTCAATTTATTGAAACTACCATTATTTCTTATCCCATTGTTTTAGGTGGACTTGGTGGCAACGACATCAACAAAATGCTAGGAAACCCATCGGGAGCCCTACCCTTCACGGTAGTGATCAATGCCAAAGGGGATATCACAGGTAGAAAATTAGGCAAGATCAGCGAAGATGAGCTTAGAAAGATCATTAAAGACGCAATTTAA
- the aroE gene encoding shikimate dehydrogenase codes for MSHYPFLTELKPNRFVGKNIYAVFGNPIGHSKSPLIHEQFAIQTQQEIDYLRIQPPLDGFAAMLTQFFALGGQGASITIPFKLDAYQLCQQLSTRARLAGAVNTVWQKDGMLCGDNTDGAGLVADLLSQGVVIHEADVLIVGAGGASRGILEPLLHQKPKRIWIANRTAQKAHELVSIFQPLATELDVELMASSTAQLENHATPAFSLVINSSSAGLEDQSPLSTLAADHVFCTGGFAYDLVYGKTTVFMEQALQRGCRISDGLGMLVEQAAIAFSQWRQVDIKRLDTRAVVAQLRNA; via the coding sequence ATGAGTCACTATCCCTTTTTGACTGAGCTGAAGCCAAATCGTTTTGTTGGTAAAAATATTTATGCGGTATTTGGCAATCCGATTGGGCATAGTAAGTCCCCGCTGATTCATGAGCAGTTTGCGATACAAACCCAGCAAGAAATCGATTATTTAAGGATTCAGCCACCACTGGATGGATTCGCAGCAATGCTCACCCAATTTTTTGCACTCGGTGGTCAAGGCGCAAGTATTACGATCCCATTCAAGTTAGATGCGTATCAGCTATGTCAGCAATTGAGCACCCGTGCGCGTTTAGCGGGTGCTGTGAATACCGTCTGGCAAAAGGACGGGATGCTCTGCGGTGATAACACCGACGGGGCTGGGTTGGTGGCTGATCTACTGTCTCAAGGAGTGGTCATTCATGAAGCAGATGTCCTGATCGTGGGGGCTGGTGGTGCAAGTCGCGGGATCCTTGAGCCACTGCTACATCAAAAGCCCAAACGGATTTGGATTGCTAATCGCACCGCTCAAAAAGCCCACGAGCTTGTGTCGATATTTCAGCCTCTGGCAACAGAGCTTGACGTGGAGTTAATGGCAAGTAGCACCGCTCAATTGGAGAATCATGCAACTCCTGCATTCTCACTCGTGATTAATTCGAGCTCAGCTGGTCTTGAGGACCAAAGTCCTTTAAGCACATTAGCGGCAGACCATGTCTTTTGCACCGGCGGCTTTGCATATGATTTGGTGTACGGTAAAACCACCGTATTTATGGAACAAGCCTTACAGCGCGGCTGTCGGATCAGTGACGGATTAGGAATGTTAGTCGAGCAAGCAGCTATTGCGTTTAGTCAGTGGCGTCAAGTGGACATCAAACGTTTAGATACTCGAGCTGTTGTTGCACAACTGCGCAACGCGTAA